A stretch of Campylobacter volucris DNA encodes these proteins:
- the argS gene encoding arginine--tRNA ligase — MKTLIYEAIKEKLGRDFVLENPKNKNLAHFATPLAFSLAKELKQNPMLIAQDIVLKLQDCEYFESVEAVNGYVNFKLSKTFLDFLSTKALKDPENFAKDSLKNESFLLEYVSANPTGPLHIGHARGAIFGDSLTRVARHLGYKFDTEYYINDAGNQIYLLGLSVLLAVKEHCLKESVQYPQEYYKGEYIVDIAKEAFINFDKTFFIDENIPKLANWAKDKMLDLIKQNLADAKIYIDSYVSETSYYIQLQDTLEALKTHNGTYEKEGKIWLASTKKGDEKDRVIIKDDGKGTYLAADIVYHKDKMSRPYTKCINIWGADHHGYIARMKAAMEFLGFDAKNLEIILAQMVSLLKNGQPYKMSKRAGNFILMSDVLEELGSDALRYIFLSKKCDTHLEFDVDEFKKEDSSNPVYYINYAHARIHQVFAKASKNIEDVLDVKIQTLNEDGMNLLFESLNLKAVLYDAFESRALQKIPDYLKNLAALFHKFYNENKVVGSSNEDELLKLFAVCALSIKTAFALMGIEAKNKMNHD, encoded by the coding sequence TTGAAAACTTTAATTTATGAAGCAATTAAAGAAAAACTTGGTAGGGATTTTGTTTTAGAAAATCCCAAAAATAAAAATTTAGCACATTTTGCAACTCCTTTAGCCTTTTCTTTGGCTAAAGAGTTAAAGCAAAATCCTATGTTAATAGCACAAGATATTGTTTTAAAATTGCAAGATTGTGAATATTTTGAAAGTGTTGAAGCAGTTAATGGTTATGTAAATTTTAAACTTTCAAAAACATTTTTGGATTTTTTATCCACTAAAGCTTTAAAAGATCCTGAGAATTTTGCAAAAGATAGTTTAAAAAATGAAAGTTTTTTACTTGAATATGTGAGCGCAAATCCTACAGGTCCTTTGCATATAGGTCATGCAAGGGGTGCTATTTTTGGAGATAGCTTAACAAGAGTTGCTAGACATTTAGGCTATAAATTTGATACAGAATATTATATAAATGATGCAGGTAATCAAATTTATCTTTTAGGTTTATCAGTATTGCTTGCTGTAAAAGAGCATTGTTTAAAAGAAAGTGTGCAATATCCTCAAGAGTATTACAAAGGTGAGTATATTGTAGATATTGCTAAAGAAGCTTTTATTAATTTTGATAAAACTTTTTTTATCGATGAAAATATACCTAAGCTTGCAAATTGGGCTAAAGATAAAATGCTTGATTTGATTAAGCAAAATTTAGCTGATGCTAAAATTTATATTGATTCTTATGTTAGCGAAACTAGCTATTATATCCAATTACAAGATACTTTAGAAGCATTAAAGACACATAATGGTACTTATGAAAAAGAAGGAAAAATTTGGCTTGCTTCTACCAAAAAAGGCGATGAAAAAGATCGTGTGATTATTAAAGATGATGGCAAGGGTACTTATTTAGCTGCTGATATAGTTTATCATAAGGATAAAATGAGTAGACCTTATACTAAATGTATTAATATTTGGGGAGCTGATCATCATGGTTATATAGCTAGGATGAAAGCGGCTATGGAATTTTTAGGCTTTGATGCGAAAAATTTAGAAATCATTTTAGCTCAAATGGTGTCTTTGTTAAAAAATGGTCAGCCTTATAAAATGAGCAAAAGAGCTGGAAATTTTATTTTAATGAGTGATGTTTTAGAAGAACTTGGTAGCGATGCACTACGATACATATTTTTAAGCAAAAAATGCGATACGCATTTAGAATTTGATGTAGATGAATTTAAAAAAGAAGATAGCTCTAATCCTGTTTATTATATCAATTATGCGCATGCAAGAATTCATCAAGTTTTTGCTAAGGCTAGTAAAAATATAGAAGATGTCTTAGATGTAAAAATTCAAACCTTAAATGAAGATGGAATGAATCTTTTATTTGAAAGTTTGAATTTAAAAGCTGTGTTGTATGATGCATTTGAAAGTAGGGCTTTACAAAAAATTCCTGATTATTTAAAAAATTTAGCAGCACTTTTTCATAAA
- a CDS encoding twin-arginine translocase TatA/TatE family subunit — protein MHMPSGTQWLIILLIVVLLFGAKKIPELAKGLGKGIKTFKDEMNTEDDKKLAQDNAQKIEKVDEKDAVIKENEDIKKA, from the coding sequence ATGCATATGCCAAGTGGAACTCAATGGTTGATTATACTTCTTATAGTAGTTTTATTATTTGGTGCTAAAAAAATACCAGAACTTGCAAAAGGATTAGGCAAAGGTATTAAGACTTTTAAAGATGAAATGAACACTGAAGATGATAAAAAATTAGCACAAGATAATGCTCAAAAAATAGAAAAAGTTGATGAAAAAGACGCTGTTATAAAAGAAAATGAAGATATAAAAAAAGCATAA
- a CDS encoding deoxyguanylate kinase / guanylate kinase: MSGQILIISGPSGAGKSTLLQRLFKEKENIYFSISSTTRAPRENEKNGVDYHFISEAEFKQGIENGEFLEWALVHKNYYGTSLIPVKKALEDGKSVIFDIDVQGFCIAKEKIPNFITSVFVTTKNKKELEKRLLKRNTDKIEDIGKRLENASEEMKFLSQYDFLIINEDLETSYKQLEAVFEVSKIKSKKFTLEQIQIQWNKGD, from the coding sequence TTGAGTGGCCAAATTTTAATTATATCTGGTCCAAGTGGCGCTGGTAAGAGCACTTTATTACAAAGGCTTTTCAAAGAAAAAGAAAATATTTACTTTTCTATATCAAGCACTACAAGAGCTCCAAGAGAAAATGAAAAAAATGGAGTAGATTATCATTTTATTAGTGAAGCCGAATTCAAGCAAGGTATAGAAAATGGAGAATTTTTAGAATGGGCCTTGGTACATAAAAATTATTACGGCACTTCTTTGATTCCTGTTAAAAAAGCTTTAGAAGATGGAAAGAGTGTTATTTTTGATATTGATGTCCAAGGTTTTTGCATAGCAAAAGAAAAGATACCAAATTTTATCACTTCTGTTTTTGTTACTACTAAAAACAAAAAAGAGCTTGAAAAAAGATTGCTTAAGCGAAATACTGATAAAATAGAAGATATTGGTAAAAGATTAGAAAATGCTAGTGAGGAGATGAAATTTTTATCTCAGTATGATTTTTTAATTATTAATGAAGATCTTGAAACAAGCTATAAACAATTAGAAGCTGTGTTTGAAGTATCTAAGATCAAAAGCAAAAAATTCACTTTAGAACAAATTCAAATCCAATGGAACAAAGGAGATTAG
- the fliR gene encoding flagellar biosynthetic protein FliR, with product MEFVKYLGDQNVVAFMLLFARMSGLFVFFPFFSHNSIPIVIKTTLALFLTMFLFPLAKVEGNTPDSFFILFLLGEVLFGMIAGLILQMVFAILQMAGEQVSFTMGFSMASIVDPSTGANTPVISQVLNLLALLFFLAFDGHHLVLLFISNSLDYISLGGFYPHENLMLYLNKAMVNIFVLGFSMAFPILAISLLSDVIFGMLMKTMPQFNLLVVGYPIKIFLSFAVLIAILLVMMEYFKNLIMKSFGHIELLFFNL from the coding sequence ATGGAATTTGTTAAGTATTTGGGTGATCAAAATGTAGTTGCTTTCATGTTGCTTTTTGCAAGAATGAGCGGTTTGTTTGTTTTTTTTCCTTTTTTTTCTCACAATAGCATTCCTATAGTCATTAAAACTACTTTGGCATTATTTTTAACTATGTTTTTATTTCCTTTGGCAAAAGTAGAAGGTAATACACCTGATTCTTTTTTTATACTTTTTCTTTTGGGTGAAGTTTTATTTGGAATGATTGCGGGATTGATTTTACAAATGGTTTTTGCTATATTGCAAATGGCAGGAGAACAAGTGTCTTTTACCATGGGATTTTCTATGGCTAGCATTGTTGATCCATCAACTGGAGCTAATACTCCAGTGATTTCTCAAGTGTTGAATTTATTAGCATTATTATTTTTTTTAGCTTTTGATGGACATCATTTGGTATTGCTTTTCATATCAAATTCTTTAGATTATATCAGCTTAGGCGGATTTTATCCGCATGAAAATTTAATGCTTTATCTAAATAAAGCTATGGTTAATATTTTTGTTTTAGGTTTTTCTATGGCTTTTCCTATTTTGGCTATTTCTTTATTATCAGATGTGATTTTTGGTATGCTTATGAAGACAATGCCTCAATTTAATTTATTAGTTGTGGGATATCCAATAAAAATATTTTTATCATTTGCTGTGTTGATAGCTATTTTACTTGTAATGATGGAATATTTTAAAAATTTGATAATGAAAAGTTTTGGGCATATTGAATTATTATTTTTTAATCTATAA
- a CDS encoding ABC transporter ATP-binding protein: MEILKAENLGHSFEYPLFENLNLSLYERDCIAIQGSSGCGKSTLLHIFSTLLKPKIGNVFYKNQNIYQLKEEQLLKIRRNEFGIIFQTHYLFKGFFAFENIELASILSKQEIDHELLKQLGISDLLEQKITKLSGGQQQRVSIARVLSKKPKIIFADEATGNLDYKNAHNVMEILIDYVKNHNAILVFVTHDQELAKKCDFVFHLGNHGIC, encoded by the coding sequence ATGGAAATTTTAAAAGCGGAGAATTTAGGACATAGTTTTGAATATCCGCTTTTTGAAAATTTGAATTTATCATTATATGAAAGAGATTGTATTGCCATACAAGGAAGTAGTGGTTGTGGCAAATCAACTCTTTTGCATATATTTTCTACTTTATTAAAACCAAAAATTGGAAATGTTTTTTATAAAAATCAAAATATATATCAACTCAAAGAAGAGCAGTTATTAAAAATTCGTAGAAATGAATTTGGAATTATTTTTCAAACACATTATTTGTTTAAAGGTTTTTTTGCTTTTGAAAATATTGAATTAGCTAGTATTTTAAGCAAACAAGAAATTGATCATGAGCTTTTAAAGCAATTAGGTATAAGTGATTTATTAGAGCAAAAAATTACAAAATTAAGTGGTGGTCAACAGCAAAGAGTAAGTATTGCTAGAGTTTTAAGTAAAAAACCTAAAATTATTTTTGCTGATGAAGCAACTGGAAATTTAGACTATAAAAATGCTCATAATGTGATGGAAATTTTGATTGATTATGTTAAAAATCATAATGCGATTTTGGTATTTGTTACCCATGATCAAGAACTTGCAAAAAAATGTGATTTTGTTTTTCATTTAGGAAATCATGGAATTTGTTAA
- the tsf gene encoding translation elongation factor Ts → MAEITAQMVKELRESTGAGMMDCKNALKDTDGDFEKAVQLLREKGLGKAEKKADRLAAEGLVSVKVSDDFKFATVSEINSETDFVAKNEQFIALTKDTTSHIQARNIQSIEELHSSEINGVKFEEYLKSQIATIGENLVVRRFDTLEASANGVVNGYIHTNGRVGVVIAAACDSEATASKCSEFLKHICMHIAAMKPSYLSYEDLDMEFVENEYKALVAELEKDNEERRRLKDPNKPEHKIPKFASRKQLSEAILKQAEEDIKAELKAQGKPEKIWDNIIPGKMNSFIADNSQLDSRLTLMGQFYVMDDKKTIEQVIAEKEKELGGSIKIVEFIRFEVGEGLEKKTEDFAAEVAAQMS, encoded by the coding sequence ATGGCTGAAATCACTGCACAAATGGTAAAAGAACTGCGCGAAAGCACTGGCGCAGGTATGATGGATTGTAAAAATGCTTTGAAAGATACAGATGGTGATTTTGAAAAAGCAGTTCAACTTTTAAGAGAAAAAGGTCTTGGTAAAGCAGAAAAAAAAGCCGATCGTTTAGCAGCCGAAGGTTTGGTTAGTGTAAAAGTAAGCGATGATTTTAAATTTGCAACTGTTAGTGAAATTAATTCAGAAACAGACTTTGTTGCTAAAAATGAACAATTTATCGCTTTAACTAAAGATACTACAAGTCATATTCAAGCTAGAAATATTCAAAGTATTGAAGAATTGCACTCTAGTGAAATTAATGGAGTGAAATTTGAAGAATATTTAAAAAGTCAAATTGCAACCATAGGTGAAAATTTAGTTGTGAGAAGATTTGATACTTTAGAAGCAAGTGCCAATGGTGTGGTAAATGGCTATATTCATACCAATGGTCGCGTTGGTGTTGTTATTGCTGCAGCTTGTGATAGTGAAGCTACTGCTTCTAAATGTTCAGAATTTTTAAAACATATTTGTATGCATATAGCAGCTATGAAACCTAGCTATTTATCTTATGAAGATTTAGATATGGAATTTGTAGAAAATGAATACAAAGCTTTAGTAGCTGAACTGGAAAAAGATAATGAAGAAAGAAGAAGATTAAAAGATCCAAACAAACCTGAACATAAAATTCCTAAATTTGCAAGTAGAAAGCAACTTAGCGAAGCTATTTTAAAACAAGCTGAAGAAGATATCAAAGCAGAGCTTAAAGCACAAGGAAAACCTGAAAAAATTTGGGATAATATTATTCCTGGTAAGATGAATAGCTTTATTGCTGATAATTCTCAGCTTGATAGCAGACTTACTTTAATGGGTCAATTTTATGTAATGGATGATAAAAAAACCATTGAACAAGTTATTGCCGAAAAAGAAAAAGAACTTGGTGGAAGTATAAAAATAGTTGAATTTATCCGTTTTGAAGTGGGTGAAGGCTTAGAAAAGAAAACTGAAGATTTTGCTGCTGAAGTTGCTGCGCAAATGAGCTAA
- the rpsB gene encoding 30S ribosomal protein S2, with protein MVSMRDLLECGVHFGHQTRRWNPKMKKFIFGERKGIYVIDLQKTLRYFRYTYNIVRDAAAEGKTILFVGTKKQAGGAIKEYAEKCGMPYVNHRWLGGMMTNFGTIRQSIRKLEVIEKMEEDGSIKLLTKKEALMLTRKKEKLLAYLGGIRYMKTQPDMIFVIDTVKEKIAVQEANRLKIPVVAPLDTNCDPDLVDYPIPGNDDAIRSVQLFCQEMAEAINEGKALREQDGDAQTELPISEEEKKEVLEEAMSEEDFEGDKE; from the coding sequence ATGGTAAGCATGAGAGATTTATTAGAATGTGGTGTTCATTTTGGACATCAAACTAGAAGATGGAATCCAAAAATGAAAAAATTTATTTTTGGTGAAAGAAAAGGTATATATGTAATTGATTTACAAAAAACCTTAAGATATTTTAGATACACATATAATATCGTTCGTGATGCAGCAGCTGAAGGTAAAACTATACTTTTTGTTGGAACAAAAAAACAAGCTGGTGGCGCTATTAAAGAATATGCTGAAAAATGTGGTATGCCTTATGTTAATCACAGATGGCTTGGTGGTATGATGACTAATTTTGGTACTATTCGTCAATCAATTAGAAAATTAGAAGTTATAGAAAAAATGGAAGAAGATGGAAGCATCAAGCTTTTAACAAAAAAAGAGGCTTTAATGCTTACTAGAAAAAAAGAAAAACTATTAGCATATCTTGGTGGAATTAGATATATGAAAACTCAACCTGATATGATATTTGTAATAGATACGGTAAAAGAAAAAATAGCAGTACAAGAAGCAAATAGACTAAAAATTCCTGTAGTAGCTCCTTTAGATACAAATTGTGATCCTGATTTGGTTGATTATCCAATTCCAGGCAATGATGATGCTATTCGTTCAGTGCAACTTTTTTGCCAAGAGATGGCTGAAGCAATTAATGAAGGTAAAGCTTTAAGAGAGCAAGATGGTGATGCACAAACAGAATTACCAATTAGCGAAGAAGAAAAAAAAGAAGTTTTAGAAGAAGCTATGAGTGAAGAAGATTTTGAAGGAGATAAAGAATAA